The Pseudomonas iranensis genome includes a window with the following:
- a CDS encoding N-acyl homoserine lactonase family protein, translating to MTKNAYSIRVLEYAFALNCPESAVIYGAHNEGIRKLPYAYVLIQGQGHNIMVDVGYNHAEYGGFLADKFGVINWQPPHAVLAECDLTPEDIDVVILTHAHFDHMGNIQAFPNAKFYIQEREISNWISAMAQPAHMQWAMLGTDPSDVLRVADLARQGRLVCLKGEVEDLLPGIDVHTAFNTHTDGCMWVKVRNDLARDSQNVWVLAGDLVYSYKNLLDDPKIVGGEVEGDLRLRPVGLAMGSMVNLIHSSDEMLKHVGYQIKRLIPVHEQLLPQVFPSRITEAGLQLIEVSLADDDFSRVC from the coding sequence ATGACAAAAAATGCCTATTCGATCCGCGTGCTGGAGTATGCCTTCGCGTTGAACTGCCCAGAAAGCGCCGTGATTTATGGCGCTCACAACGAGGGCATCCGTAAGCTTCCCTATGCCTATGTACTGATCCAGGGGCAGGGCCATAACATCATGGTTGATGTGGGTTACAACCACGCTGAGTATGGCGGCTTTCTGGCTGATAAATTTGGAGTCATCAATTGGCAGCCACCTCATGCGGTATTGGCCGAGTGTGACCTGACGCCTGAAGACATTGACGTCGTGATCCTCACGCACGCTCATTTTGATCACATGGGCAACATCCAAGCTTTCCCTAATGCGAAGTTCTATATACAAGAACGGGAGATTTCGAACTGGATATCGGCCATGGCACAACCTGCGCACATGCAGTGGGCGATGCTGGGCACCGATCCGTCGGATGTGCTGCGCGTGGCCGACCTGGCTAGACAGGGGCGATTGGTGTGTCTCAAAGGAGAGGTTGAAGACCTTCTGCCGGGTATTGACGTTCATACAGCCTTCAATACGCATACGGATGGCTGCATGTGGGTCAAAGTCCGTAATGACCTTGCGCGTGACAGCCAGAACGTTTGGGTTCTCGCAGGAGACCTGGTGTACTCCTACAAAAACCTTCTTGATGATCCAAAGATAGTAGGCGGGGAAGTGGAAGGCGACTTGAGGCTTAGGCCAGTAGGGCTTGCGATGGGGAGTATGGTCAACCTGATCCACAGCTCTGATGAGATGCTCAAGCATGTGGGATACCAGATCAAGCGCTTGATCCCAGTGCACGAACAATTACTGCCTCAAGT